A stretch of the Aegilops tauschii subsp. strangulata cultivar AL8/78 chromosome 4, Aet v6.0, whole genome shotgun sequence genome encodes the following:
- the LOC109779486 gene encoding multiple C2 domain and transmembrane region protein 14 — MVEMEEGARRRVVVEVCNARNLMPKDGQGTACAYAVVDFDGQRRRTATRPRDLNPHWGERLEFPVHHPGAMADTLELNVYNDKKAVAGSGRRGGTFLGKVKVAAASFARAGDEALVYYPLEKRSVFSQIKGEIGLKIWFVDDPPPAPAAPAPAPEGEKAQAGDAAPADKKDPAEAAAAAAPAAADEKKPDAAATAEEKKAEDAKPEEKKPEDAGKKKSPEKGKKKDGDKPKDGDKPKEEGKKEVAVPPSPSKAPPPSPSKMQLATAGVAGDLEILPQTAAERSMASSGGGSASYDLVDRVPYLFVRLLKAKKSQDGGDKQPLYAQLCIGAHAVRTRAATAAGEWDQVFAFHKASLTASSLEVTVHEEAKKPEKEGEPTPPDAHLGFVSFDLQEVPKRSPPDSALAPQWYTLEGHAEDGAPACDVMLAVWVGTQVDEAFQEAWQSDSGGNLVHTRSKAYLSPKLWYLRLSVIQAQDLRLPSPPDAKAKQFGPTFPELYVKAQLGAQVFKTGRIALGSAAAGASNPSWNEDLLFVAAEPFDPFLTVAVEDVFSGQPVGQARVPLSTVHRRSDDRVEPPSRWLNLCGDEARPYAGRVHVRVCLEGGYHVLDEAANVASDVRAASKQLSKPPVGMLEVGVRGASNLVPMKIAKDGASGSTDAYVVLKYGPKWARTRTILDQFNPRWNEQYAWDVFDPCTVLSIAVFDNARYTASPGKKDARIGKLRIRLSTLDTNRVYSINYALTAVHPVGVRKMGELELAIRFTCPSWLTLMQAYGSPLLPRMHYVKPLGPAQQDVLRHTAMRIVSGRLARSEPPLGPEVVQYMLDTDTHAWSMRRSKANWFRVVGCLSHLATAVRWGHRVRTWEHSPTTVLVHMLLVAVVLCPEMILPTVCLYLFLVLLWRYRWRPREPAGMDPRLSHVDSVSPDELDEEFDGLPSARPADVVRARYDRLRAVAGRAQTLLGDVAAQGERVEALLSWRDPRATGVFAVACLLAALVLYAVPFKALLLGMGFFYLRHPRFRGDMPSAGFNFFRRLPSLSDRVL, encoded by the coding sequence ATGGTGGAGATGGAggagggggcgcggcggcgggtggtggtggaggtgtGCAACGCGCGGAACCTGATGCCCAAGGACGGGCAGGGCACGGCGTGCGCCTACGCGGTCGTCGACTTCGACGGCCAGCGCCGCCGCACCGCCACGCGCCCGCGGGACCTCAACCCGCACTGGGGCGAGCGCCTCGAGTTCCCCGTCCACCACCCGGGCGCCATGGCCGACACGCTCGAGCTCAACGTCTACAACGACAAGAAGGCCGTCGCCGGGTCCGGCCGCCGCGGGGGCACCTTCCTCGGCAAGGTCAAGGTGGCCGCCGCCTCCTTCGCCAGGGCCGGGGACGAGGCGCTCGTCTACTACCCGCTCGAGAAGCGCAGCGTCTTCTCGCAGATCAAGGGCGAGATCGGCCTCAAGATTTGGTTCGTCGACGACCCGCCACCCGCCCCTGCTGCCCCTGCCCCCGCGCCCGAGGGGGAGAAGGCTCAGGCCGGTGATGCCGCCCCTGCGGACAAGAAGGACCCCGCcgaggctgctgctgctgctgctcctgcCGCTGCCGACGAGAAGAAGCCGGACGCAGCGGCGACCGCGGAAGAGAAGAAGGCAGAGGACGCCAAACCAGAGGAGAAGAAGCCTGAGGACGCGGGCAAGAAGAAGTCGCctgagaaggggaagaagaaggacGGCGACAAGCCCAAAGACGGCGACAAGCCCAAGGAGGAGGGCAAGAAGGAGGTGGCTGTGCCGCCTTCTCCGTCCaaggccccgccgccctcgccgtccAAGATGCAGCTGGCCACGGCCggggtcgccggcgatctcgagATCCTCCCCCAGACCGCTGCCGAGCGGAGCATGGCCTCCTCGGGTGGCGGCAGCGCGTCCTACGACCTGGTGGACCGCGTGCCTTACCTGTTCGTCCGGCTTCTCAAGGCCAAGAAGAGTCAGGACGGCGGCGACAAGCAGCCGCTGTACGCGCAGCTCTGCATCGGCGCGCACGCCGTGCGGACCCGAGCCGCCACGGCCGCCGGCGAGTGGGACCAGGTCTTCGCGTTCCACAAGGCCAGCCTCACCGCCTCCTCGCTGGAGGTCACCGTGCACGAGGAAGCCAAGAAGCCGGAGAAGGAGGGCGAGCCCACCCCGCCGGACGCGCACCTCGGCTTCGTCTCCTTCGACCTGCAGGAAGTGCCCAAGCGGTCGCCGCCGGACAGCGCGCTCGCGCCGCAGTGGTACACCCTGGAGGGGCACGCGGAGGACGGCGCCCCGGCCTGCGACGTCATGCTCGCCGTGTGGGTCGGCACGCAGGTCGACGAGGCGTTCCAGGAAGCATGGCAGTCCGACTCCGGCGGCAACCTCGTCCACACCCGCTCCAAGGCGTATCTCTCCCCCAAGCTATGGTACCTCCGCCTCAGCGTCATCCAGGCGCAGGACCTGCGCCTGCCGTCGCCGCCGGACGCCAAGGCGAAGCAGTTCGGCCCCACCTTCCCGGAGCTGTACGTCAAGGCGCAGCTGGGCGCCCAGGTGTTCAAGACCGGCCGCATCGCGCTCGGCAGCGCCGCGGCCGGGGCGTCCAACCCGAGCTGGAACGAGGACCTGCTCTTCGTCGCCGCCGAGCCCTTCGACCCTTTCCTCACCGTCGCCGTGGAGGACGTCTTCTCCGGGCAGCCCGTCGGCCAGGCGCGCGTGCCTCTCTCCACGGTGCACCGCCGCTCCGACGACCGCGTCGAGCCGCCCTCGCGCTGGCTCAACCTCTGCGGCGACGAGGCCCGGCCCTACGCCGGCCGGGTGCACGTCCGCGTCTGCCTCGAGGGCGGCTACCACGTGCTGGACGAGGCGGCCAACGTGGCCAGCGACGTACGCGCCGCCTCCAAGCAGCTCTCCAAGCCGCCCGTGGGCATGCTGGAGGTGGGCGTCCGCGGCGCCTCCAACCTGGTGCCTATGAAGATCGCCAAGGACGGCGCCAGCGGCTCCACGGACGCCTACGTCGTGCTCAAGTACGGGCCCAAGTGGGCGCGCACCCGCACCATTCTCGACCAATTCAACCCGCGCTGGAACGAGCAGTACGCCTGGGACGTCTTCGACCCATGCACCGTGCTCTCCATCGCCGTCTTCGACAACGCCAGGTACACCGCCTCGCCCGGAAAGAAGGACGCCCGCATCGGCAAGCTCCGCATCCGGCTCTCCACGCTGGACACCAACCGAGTCTACTCCATCAACTACGCGCTCACAGCGGTGCACCCCGTCGGCGTGCGCAAGATGGGCGAGCTGGAGCTGGCCATCCGCTTCACCTGCCCGTCctggctcacgctgatgcaggcGTACGGCAGCCCGCTGCTGCCGCGCATGCACTACGTCAAGCCGCTGGGCCCTGCGCAGCAGGACGTGCTGCGCCACACCGCCATGCGCATCGTGTCCGGCCGCCTCGCGCGCTCCGAGCCGCCGCTGGGGCCGGAGGTGGTGCAGTACATGCTGGACACGGACACGCACGCCTGGAGCATGCGCCGGAGCAAGGCCAACTGGTTCCGCGTCGTCGGCTGCCTCTCCCACCTCGCCACCGCCGTTAGGTGGGGTCATCGGGTGCGCACCTGGGAGCACTCGCCCACCACCGTCCTCGTCCACATGCTGCTCGTGGCCGTCGTGCTCTGCCCGGAGATGATCCTGCCCACCGTCTGCCTCTACCTCTTCCTCGTCCTCCTCTGGCGCTACCGCTGGCGCCCCCGCGAGCCGGCCGGCATGGACCCGCGCCTCTCCCACGTCGACAGCGTCAGCCCCGACGAGCTGGACGAGGAGTTCGACGGCCTCCCCTCCGCCCGCCCCGCCGACGTCGTCCGGGCGCGCTACGACCGGCTGCGCGCCGTGGCCGGGCGCGCGCAGACGCTGCTCGGCGACGTGGCGGCCCAGGGGGAGCGCGTGGAGGCGCTGCTGTCATGGCGCGACCCGCGCGCCACGGGGGTGTTCGCCGTCGCCTGCCTGCTGGCCGCGCTGGTGCTCTACGCCGTGCCGTTCAAGGCGCTGCTGCTGGGCATGGGCTTCTTCTACCTCCGCCACCCCAGGTTCCGCGGCGACATGCCCTCCGCCGGATTCAACTTCTTCCGCCGCCTCCCCTCGCTCTCCGACCGGGTGCTCTAG